From the Leptolyngbya sp. O-77 genome, one window contains:
- a CDS encoding alkaline phosphatase, with protein sequence MTLPSKVLGIFAAEDTYNDRPEELNKSLGLDNYGQFLPDGTPTDPPTIAEMLAAALPILAANPNGFMVVAEEEGTDNLGNNNNSRGVLDATLRADAALGVAMEFIRNTDPNTLLITAADSEAGGIQVWQPTPFAPALPDTINTALTLPTNPTDSRTFQNPVDGSEGRVTPLTTFKAKPSLDGEMGNFVTAWAGLTDFSGSVVAKTYGMNADLLNSTVDNTEIYQIMYKTLFGMDSLPDYQDGTNNADELVGGDGRDVIVAFGGDDTVAGGLGNDILYGGAGDDLMRGDRNVSDAQNGEPGGDDILYGGAGNDRLLGKAGNDMLYGEAGDDLLIGDDGDDLLWGGLGNDTLIGDNFSGGSGINTFVLAAGQGTDTILDFHIGRDKIGLAGGLSFSDLFIAQSGSATLIALDEEILAVVNGVDANSFCAHSFVNVG encoded by the coding sequence ATGACACTCCCTAGCAAGGTTTTGGGCATTTTCGCTGCCGAGGATACCTACAACGATCGCCCCGAAGAACTCAATAAATCCCTTGGGCTGGATAACTACGGCCAGTTTTTGCCCGACGGCACGCCGACCGATCCACCCACAATTGCCGAAATGCTGGCGGCAGCATTGCCCATTTTGGCAGCAAACCCCAACGGATTTATGGTGGTGGCCGAGGAAGAGGGCACCGACAACCTTGGCAACAACAACAACTCGCGGGGCGTGCTGGATGCAACCCTGCGAGCTGATGCCGCCCTCGGCGTAGCGATGGAGTTTATCCGCAATACAGACCCCAACACGCTGCTGATTACGGCCGCCGACAGCGAAGCGGGTGGTATTCAGGTGTGGCAGCCGACTCCCTTTGCGCCGGCCCTACCCGACACCATTAATACAGCCCTGACCCTGCCCACCAACCCCACCGACAGCCGCACCTTCCAGAACCCAGTGGATGGCAGCGAAGGACGCGTGACCCCACTGACTACGTTCAAGGCTAAGCCCAGCCTGGACGGTGAGATGGGGAACTTTGTGACCGCTTGGGCAGGCTTGACTGACTTTTCGGGCAGTGTGGTAGCGAAAACCTACGGTATGAATGCTGATCTGCTGAATTCGACGGTGGACAACACCGAGATTTACCAGATCATGTACAAAACGCTGTTTGGCATGGATTCTTTACCCGACTATCAAGACGGCACCAACAATGCGGATGAGCTGGTCGGCGGCGATGGGCGCGATGTGATTGTGGCCTTTGGCGGCGACGACACTGTAGCAGGGGGTCTGGGCAACGATATCCTGTACGGTGGGGCAGGAGACGACCTGATGCGGGGCGATCGCAACGTCAGTGATGCCCAAAATGGTGAGCCAGGCGGGGACGACATCCTCTACGGCGGCGCTGGGAACGATCGCCTCCTTGGTAAGGCGGGCAATGATATGCTCTATGGCGAAGCGGGCGATGACCTGCTGATTGGCGACGATGGCGACGACCTGCTGTGGGGCGGACTCGGCAACGACACGCTCATCGGCGATAACTTCTCTGGCGGCAGCGGCATCAACACCTTTGTGTTGGCGGCGGGCCAGGGCACTGACACAATTTTGGACTTCCATATTGGGCGCGACAAGATCGGGCTAGCCGGAGGGCTGAGCTTCTCAGACTTGTTCATCGCCCAAAGCGGATCTGCAACCCTGATTGCGCTGGATGAAGAAATTTTGGCAGTGGTTAATGGGGTTGATGCCAACAGCTTCTGTGCTCATTCATTTGTCAATGTTGGATAA
- a CDS encoding IS5 family transposase (programmed frameshift) — MTTRRYALRDDQWERLQDLLPGRAGAVGVTAKDNRLFVEAVLYRYRAGIPWRDLPERFGHFRKVHTRFRRWAKTGVWQRVFQVLSEDADNEYAMIDTTIVRAHQHSAGAKGGDANAQAIGRSKGGLSTKIHATVDALGNPTGFHLTPGQVCDLDGADVLLENIQADTVLADKGYDADQRVIERLQQQGKTAVIPPKRNRKTPRDYDKELYKARHLIENFFAKLKQYRAIATRYDKLAETFLSAIYMAAALIWLN; from the exons ATGACAACCCGACGCTACGCCCTGCGCGATGACCAATGGGAACGGCTCCAAGATTTGCTCCCTGGACGAGCGGGGGCGGTAGGAGTCACAGCAAAGGATAATCGTCTGTTTGTCGAGGCAGTGCTATATCGATATCGAGCCGGCATTCCCTGGCGAGACTTGCCAGAGCGGTTTGGTCATTTTCGCAAGGTTCACACCCGCTTTCGGCGCTGGGCAAAGACGGGCGTATGGCAACGGGTGTTTCAGGTGCTGTCTGAAGATGCAGACAACGAATACGCCATGATCGACACCACGATTGTGCGTGCTCATCAGCATAGTGCTGGGGCAAAGG GGGGGGATGCCAATGCCCAAGCCATTGGTCGTAGTAAAGGGGGATTGAGCACCAAGATTCATGCGACTGTCGATGCACTGGGCAATCCGACAGGCTTTCACCTCACACCCGGGCAGGTCTGTGACCTTGATGGGGCTGATGTGCTGCTAGAGAATATTCAAGCTGATACAGTCCTGGCTGACAAAGGATATGACGCAGACCAACGGGTGATTGAGCGACTCCAACAACAGGGCAAGACGGCTGTGATTCCGCCCAAGCGAAACCGCAAGACACCGCGTGATTACGACAAGGAGCTATACAAAGCGCGGCATCTGATTGAGAACTTCTTTGCCAAACTCAAGCAGTATCGAGCGATTGCGACACGCTATGACAAGTTAGCCGAGACGTTTCTGAGTGCAATTTACATGGCGGCTGCCCTTATTTGGCTTAATTGA
- a CDS encoding alkaline phosphatase has translation MASNHVIFIHPDGTSPAHFTMARLVTGGPDSRLNWDNLSEARIYLGHMEDQLTGTSNGGAVTHATGVKVYAESFGFELVRDENGNPVIDEATGRPVEIDLTALSGKNQTIMQEAVAANKATALINSGVIAEPGSGAFAAKVGQGDVPDGAQGFAAFPRGQFAEITRQVVESGIDVILGGGLVNYLPAGTEPPAGAVYAQSAAQLDAISTASNIRPSINLIELAESLGYTVVYTEEQLKAAAADPSVLKVLGIFANEDTFNDNIPTPQANLRGVEENLIATNTPAYVPTAPTVGEMLKAAQTILERNPKFANGSFTVLEEEGTDNFGNINNAAGTLEALIRTDEAIGVAKEFYAKYPNTLIITAADSDAGGLQIDDTGATVGNFRTNPTGLNLPDFPDFQNPGDGQRGVGTAAFVAKPSASGNSYTFGAAWAGTPDFAGAIVTKAHGLNADKLPATIDNTDIYRVMYETLFGEDLPDRPVPQAIPAPAPTKETGNVIFFHPDGTSPSMYGFARFVSQGPDGRLNYDLMSNSGVYLGHMRDQIVGTSNAGAVTHATGVKAQAGSFGLDEFGEPVVSRSGKRGVTILEEAIAAGKSTAVINSGFIAEPGTGAFLAEVQNRGDVTTITAQVLESGVDIILGGGEIHYLPAGTVGRFGEAGIRTDGRNLIEEAKAAGYTVIYTKAELQNLPAGTRACHQLSQIRAAAM, from the coding sequence CTCTCCGAGGCCCGTATTTACCTGGGCCACATGGAAGACCAGCTCACGGGTACCTCCAATGGCGGCGCAGTGACCCACGCCACAGGGGTAAAAGTCTATGCCGAATCTTTCGGGTTTGAACTGGTGCGCGACGAAAACGGCAATCCCGTAATTGACGAAGCCACCGGCCGCCCTGTTGAAATCGACCTCACTGCCCTGTCTGGCAAAAATCAGACCATCATGCAGGAGGCAGTGGCCGCCAACAAAGCCACTGCACTGATTAACTCTGGCGTGATTGCAGAACCCGGTTCAGGAGCCTTTGCCGCCAAGGTGGGGCAAGGGGATGTTCCTGACGGAGCGCAAGGGTTTGCGGCGTTTCCTAGAGGACAGTTTGCAGAGATTACCCGGCAGGTTGTGGAGTCGGGGATTGATGTAATTTTGGGTGGCGGTTTGGTCAATTATTTGCCTGCGGGCACTGAACCCCCTGCGGGTGCGGTCTATGCCCAGTCCGCCGCCCAGCTTGATGCTATCTCGACGGCCTCTAACATCCGCCCCAGCATCAACCTGATCGAATTGGCCGAAAGCTTAGGCTATACCGTCGTTTATACCGAGGAGCAGCTCAAAGCCGCTGCCGCAGATCCTAGCGTCCTTAAGGTACTGGGAATTTTTGCCAACGAAGATACCTTCAACGACAACATTCCCACGCCCCAGGCAAACCTGCGCGGTGTTGAGGAAAATCTGATCGCAACCAATACGCCGGCCTATGTGCCAACGGCTCCCACCGTAGGCGAGATGCTCAAGGCTGCCCAGACGATTTTGGAGCGCAACCCGAAGTTTGCCAATGGGTCGTTTACGGTTCTAGAAGAGGAAGGAACCGATAACTTTGGCAATATCAACAACGCCGCAGGTACCCTAGAGGCCCTGATCCGCACTGATGAAGCAATCGGGGTGGCTAAGGAGTTTTATGCAAAATACCCCAATACGCTGATTATTACGGCTGCGGACAGCGATGCAGGCGGTTTGCAGATTGACGACACAGGGGCAACGGTGGGCAACTTCCGCACCAACCCGACGGGGCTGAACTTGCCCGACTTCCCCGACTTCCAGAATCCGGGCGACGGTCAGCGGGGCGTGGGGACGGCGGCATTTGTGGCTAAACCGTCTGCCAGCGGCAACTCCTACACCTTTGGTGCAGCTTGGGCAGGTACGCCCGACTTTGCAGGGGCGATTGTCACCAAGGCGCATGGGCTAAACGCCGATAAGCTGCCAGCAACGATCGACAATACCGACATCTATCGGGTCATGTATGAGACGCTGTTTGGCGAAGATTTGCCCGATCGCCCAGTGCCGCAGGCGATTCCAGCCCCTGCCCCCACCAAAGAGACGGGCAACGTTATTTTCTTCCATCCTGATGGCACGAGTCCGTCGATGTATGGATTTGCTCGCTTTGTGTCTCAGGGGCCAGATGGTCGGCTGAACTATGACCTGATGTCAAACTCTGGGGTCTACCTGGGGCACATGAGGGATCAGATTGTGGGCACATCCAATGCGGGCGCAGTCACCCATGCCACTGGGGTGAAGGCGCAGGCGGGTTCTTTTGGCCTGGATGAGTTTGGGGAGCCAGTGGTGTCGCGGTCGGGCAAGCGCGGTGTAACGATTCTGGAAGAGGCGATCGCCGCAGGGAAGTCCACCGCTGTCATCAACTCTGGCTTTATTGCCGAGCCAGGGACAGGTGCATTCCTGGCAGAAGTGCAAAACCGGGGAGACGTAACCACCATTACGGCACAGGTGCTAGAGTCGGGCGTAGACATCATCCTGGGTGGCGGCGAAATCCACTATTTGCCAGCAGGCACTGTGGGCCGCTTTGGGGAAGCAGGCATTCGCACCGATGGCCGCAACCTCATCGAAGAGGCCAAGGCAGCGGGCTATACGGTGATTTATACCAAAGCCGAGTTGCAAAACCTGCCCGCAGGCACTAGGGCGTGTCATCAATTAAGCCAAATAAGGGCAGCCGCCATGTAA